The following proteins are encoded in a genomic region of Triticum dicoccoides isolate Atlit2015 ecotype Zavitan chromosome 1B, WEW_v2.0, whole genome shotgun sequence:
- the LOC119339787 gene encoding O-fucosyltransferase 30-like, translating into MDLPANRGRWRRRSARSHVPLLVAIFFLLLPASLLLSSAYSSLLRSLLPFSASAPGSGGGGTLRCGRSAELEGERFLWYAPHSGFSNQVGELRNAAVAAALLNRTLVVPPVLDHHAVALGSCPKFRVAEPSDLRAAVWDHAMQLLREQRYVSMGDIVDLSPLKPLVKTIDFRVFVSLWCGVDMQKTCFSGLCCSVSGGGSLPSDYDRCRSLLSGLEGSESGGCVYPVQDDCRTTVWTYQENNDGALDSFQPDEELKRKKKISYVRRRKDIYKSLGPGNKAEDATLLAFGTLFSAPYKGSESYFDIHESPKDHRLQNLLEKIEFLPFAPEIMAAGTELAKSKIKEPFLCAQLRLLDGQFKNHWKSTFSALKEKLKSLEVEMKTNKNSGSVHIFLMTDLPRANWTKTYLADIAKDGKYQLYILKEDDVLQTAEKLMAAEHGIRSGFLPKIRGNTNKDCDPVQLPEILLYIEESVCSCASLGFVGTAGSTIAGSIETMRKNNVCKL; encoded by the exons ATGGACCTGCCGGCGAACCGCGGTCGGTGGCGCAGGCGGAGCGCACGGTCGCATGTGCCGCTACTCGTGGccatctttttcctcctcctcccgGCATCCCTCCTGCTCTCCTCCGCCTACTCCTCCCTGCTCCGCTCCCTCCTCCCCTTCTCCGCCTCCGCCcccggcagtggcggcggcggcaccCTGCGGTGTGGGCGCTCGGCggagctggagggggagaggttcctGTGGTACGCCCCGCACAGCGGGTTCAGCAACCAGGTGGGCGAGCTGCGGAACGCTGCGGTAGCGGCCGCGCTGCTCAACCGCACCCTCGTCGTGCCCCCCGTGCTCGACCACCACGCCGTCGCCCTCGGGAGCTGCCCCAAGTTCAGGGTCGCCGAACCCTCCGATCTCCGAGCCGCCGTCTGGGACCACGCCATGCAGCTCCTCCGGGAGCAGAG GTATGTTTCGATGGGAGACATAGTTGATCTGTCCCCACTGAAGCCTTTGGTTAAGACAATTGATTTCAGGGTGTTTGTTTCATTATGGTGCGGTGTAGATATGCAGAAAACTTGCTTTTCTGGGTTGTGCTGTTCTGTTTCTGGCGGTGGATCATTGCCAAGTGACTACGATAGATGCCGATCTTTACTGTCTGGTTTAGAAGGCAGTGAAAGTGGTGGTTGTGTGTATCCTGTTCAGGATGATTGTAGAACAACAGTCTGGACATATCAGGAGAATAATGATGGAGCACTGGATTCGTTTCAACCAGATGAAGAattaaaaaggaagaagaagatatcATATGTTAGGAGGCGTAAAGATATATACAAGAGTTTAGGGCCTGGTAATAAAGCTGAGGATGCTACCTTGTTGGCCTTCGGGACACTTTTTTCAGCACCATACAAGGGATCAGAGTCTTATTTTGATATCCATGAATCACCAAAGGATCATAGATTACAGAATCTACTTGAGAAAATTGAGTTCCTTCCTTTTGCCCCAGAGATCATGGCTGCAGGGACGGAGCTTGCTAAGAGCAAGATTAAGGAGCCTTTTCTTTGCGCACAACTAAGATTGTTAGATGGCCAATTTAAGAATCACTGGAAATCTACCTTTTCTGCCCTTAAGGAGAAACTGAAATCTCTTGAGGTGGAAATGAAGACAAACAAGAACAGTGGTTCTGTTCACATTTTCCTCATGACTGATCTTCCCAGAGCAAACTGGACAAAAACCTATCTCGCAGATATTGCAAAAGATGGGAAATATCAACTGTACATCCTGAAGGAAGATGATGTTCTGCAGACTGCCGAGAAGCTTATGGCTGCTGAACATGGCATAAGGTCTGGATTCCTTCCAAAGATCAGAGGCAACACGAACAAGGATTGTGATCCAGTTCAACTACCGGAAATTTTATTATACATCGAAGAATCTGTTTGCAGCTGTGCATCACTCGGATTTGTGGGGACTGCTGGATCAACCATAGCAGGAAGTATAGAAACAATGAGGAAGAACAATGTGTGCAAATTGTAG
- the LOC119339765 gene encoding transcription factor MYBS3-like has translation MTRRCSHCSHNGHNSRTCPNRGVKIFGVRLTDGSIRKSASMGNLSLLGGSTSGGGGASPADVGHDAAAEGYASDDFVQGSSSANRERKKGVPWTEEEHRRFLLGLQKLGKGDWRGISRNFVVSRTPTQVASHAQKYFIRQANMSRRKRRSSLFDLVPDESDLPPLPGNQEPEAQILNHPPLPPPMEEEEVESMESDTSVIAESSSASAIMPENLQSSYPVLVPAYFSPFLQFSVPFWQNQNDGDDLGQGTHEIVKPVPVHSKSPINVDELVGMSKLSIGDPKQDTVSTSLSLKMVGGQNRQSAFQANLPTRAQA, from the exons ATGACGAGGCGGTGCTCGCACTGCAGCCACAACGGCCACAACTCGCGGACGTGCCCCAACCGCGGGGTCAAGATCTTCGGGGTGCGCCTCACCGATGGATCCATCCGCAAGAGCGCCAGCATGGGGAACCTCTCCCTGCTCGGGGGAtccaccagcggcggcggcggcgcatcccCCGCTGACGTCGGCCACGACGCCGCCGCAGAGGGCTACGCCTCTGACGACTTCGTGCAGGGATCATCATCCGCCAACCGCGAGCGCAAGAAAG GGGTTCCTTGGACTGAAGAAGAACATCGGAGGTTTTTGCTTGGATTGCAGAAGCTTGGAAAGGGTGATTGGCGAGGGATCTCTCGTAATTTTGTGGTCTCAAGAACACCTACTCAAGTAGCAAGCCATGCTCAGAAATATTTTATACGCCAAGCCAATATGAGCAGAAGGAAGAGAAGGTCTAGCCTCTTTGACTTGGTGCCTGATGAG TCGGACCTGCCACCCCTTCCTGGTAATCAAGAACCTGAGGCCCAGATATTGAATCACCCACCATTACCTCcacccatggaggaggaggaggtagaatCTATGGAGTCAGATACTTCTGTCATTGCAGAGAGTTCTTCAGCTTCTGCTATCATGCCTGAGAATTTGCAGTCGAGCTATCCGGTGCTAGTTCCAGCATATTTCTCACCATTCTTGCAATTCTCAGTTCCTTTCTGGCAAAATCAGAATGATGGAGATGATCTTGGACAAGGGACACATGAGATTGTGAAGCCTGTTCCAGTTCATTCAAAGAGTCCAATCAATGTTGATGAACTGGTGGGCATGTCTAAGCTAAGCATAGGGGATCCCAAGCAAGATACAGTATCTACCTCTCTTTCCTTAAAAATGGTAGGAGGTCAAAATAGACAATCGGCTTTCCAGGCGAATCTCCCAACGAGGGCTCAGGCGTGA
- the LOC119339776 gene encoding hexose carrier protein HEX6-like, with the protein MAIGASVEAPAAGSGGYSGRVTPFVVLTCIVAGSGGILFGYDLGISGGVTSMDSFLKTFFPEVYSHKQDSNVSNYCQFDSELLTVFTSSLYIAGLIATLFASCVTRRFGRRASMLIGGTVFIAGSAFWGAAVNVPMLLLNRILLGIGLGFTNQSIPLYLSEMAPPQYRGAINNGFELSISIGILIANILNYCVVKLTAGWGWRISLSMAAVPAAFLTIGAIFLPETPSFIIQRDSDTDKARALLQKLRGTTSVQNELDDLVSASNLSRAARYPFRDIFKRKYRPQLAMVFLIPFFSQLTGINVMNFYAPVMFRTIGLKESASLLSSVVTRLCATFANIVAMMVVDRFGRRKLFLVGGIQMILSQLAVGAILAAKFKDNGLMDKDYAFLVLITMCVFVAGFAWSWGPLTFLVPTEICPLEIRSAGQSIVVAVVFLMTFVIGQTFLAVLCRIKSGTFFVFAAWICVMTLVVYLFLPETKKLPMEQMEQVWRRHWFWKKIVGEEDDKEEEEKERQERKIYSPSS; encoded by the exons ATGGCGATAGGGGCGTCCGTGGAGGCGCCGGCCGCCGGCTCCGGCGGGTACAGCGGCCGGGTGACGCCGTTCGTGGTGCTGACCTGCATCGTCGCCGGCAGCGGCGGCATCCTCTTCGGCTACGACCTCGGCATCTCCG GTGGTGTCACCTCCATGGACTCATTTCTGAAGACGTTCTTCCCGGAGGTGTACAGCCACAAGCAGGACAGCAACGTCAGCAACTACTGCCAGTTCGACAGCGAGCTCCTCACCGTCTTCACCTCCTCCCTCTACATCGCCGGCCTCATCGCGACGCTGTTCGCGTCGTGTGTCACGAGGAGGTTTGGCCGCCGCGCGTCCATGCTGATCGGCGGAACCGTCTTCATCGCCGGCTCAGCGTTTTGGGGAGCAGCCGTGAACGTGCCCATGTTGCTCCTCAACCGGATCCTGCTTGGAATAGGCCTGGGGTTCACTAACCAG TCGATCCCATTGTACCTGTCAGAAATGGCGCCACCGCAGTACCGCGGTGCAATCAACAATGGGTTCGAGCTCAGCATCAGCATCGGCATTCTCATTGCAAACATCCTCAACTACTGCGTGGTGAAACTCACAGCAGGGTGGGGCTGGAGGATATCCCTATCCATGGCCGCAGTCCCTGCTGCATTCCTGACCATCGGTGCAATCTTCCTCCCCGAGACGCCAAGCTTCATAATCCAGCGGGACAGCGACACCGACAAGGCGAGAGCCCTGCTCCAGAAGCTGCGTGGAACCACCTCAGTACAGAATGAGCTGGATGACTTGGTCTCTGCTAGCAACCTCTCCAGggcagccagatacccattcagagACATATTCAAGAGGAAGTACAGGCCACAGCTCGCCATGGTGTTCCTGATCCCTTTCTTCAGCCAGCTCACCGGGATCAATGTGATGAACTTCTATGCCCCGGTGATGTTCCGGACAATTGGCCTCAAGGAGAGCGCCTCCCTCCTGTCTTCGGTGGTCACGCGTCTCTGCGCAACATTTGCCAACATTGTAGCGATGATGGTGGTCGACAGGTTTGGGCGCAGGAAGCTCTTCCTTGTAGGAGGGATCCAGATGATCTTGTCGCAGCTCGCTGTCGGCGCCATCCTAGCTGCAAAGTTCAAGGACAATGGGTTGATGGATAAGGACTATGCTTTCCTTGTGTTGATCACCATGTGTGTGTTTGTGGCAGGCTTTGCATGGTCATGGGGGCCTCTCACATTCCTCGTCCCGACTGAGATCTGCCCACTGGAGATCAGGTCAGCAGGGCAGAGCATTGTGGTCGCCGTGGTCTTCCTGATGACGTTTGTGATCGGCCAGACATTTCTGGCGGTCCTCTGCCGCATCAAGTCGGGAACGTTCTTCGTCTTTGCCGCGTGGATTTGCGTGATGACGCTAGTGGTCTATCTGTTCCTGCCAGAGACCAAGAAGCTTCCGATGGAGCAGATGGAACAGGTCTGGAGGAGGCATTGGTTCTGGAAGAAGATTGTTGGGGAGGAAGATGATAAGGAAGAGGAGGAAAAGGAGAGGCAAGAAAGGAAAATCTACTCGCCGAGCTCCTAG